In one Nicotiana tomentosiformis chromosome 6, ASM39032v3, whole genome shotgun sequence genomic region, the following are encoded:
- the LOC104101960 gene encoding protein ETHYLENE INSENSITIVE 3-like, giving the protein MMMFDDMRFCGDLDFFSAPLKEVEAAAPQTEPEPEPVVDDDYSDEEIDVDELERRMWRDKMKLKRLKEMTKSKEGVDPAKHRQSQEQARRKKMSRAQDGILKYMLKMMEVCKAQGFVYGIIPEKGKPVGGASDNLREWWKDKVRFDRNGPAAIAKYQADHAIPGMNEGSNPVGPTPHTLQELQDTTLGSLLSALMQHCDPPQRRFPLEKGVSPPWWPTGQEDWWPQLGLQKEQGPPPYKKPHDLKKAWKVGVLTAVIKHMFPDIAKIRKLVRQSKCLQDKMTAKESATWLAIISQEEALARELYPDRCPPLSSAGASGTFILDDSSEYDVEGAQDEPNFDVHEQKPNHLSLLNIGAKRFKETLPLQQQSHPNKDEFITNLDFTRKRKQANELTVMMDRKIYTCEFQQCPHSELRNGFQDKSARDNHQFACPFRNSSQFGVSNFNFNEVKPVVFPQQYVQPKSASLPVNQGPPTFDLSGVGVPEDGQRMINELMSFYDSNIQGNKSQNTGNIALTKEQPHQQPRDNYLHSQGIMEGNIFKDANISTSHSMLPHGSPFNAGPNDNFHCMFGSPFNLQSANYTGNLPCIGYDTTPKQDLPTWY; this is encoded by the coding sequence ATGATGATGTTTGATGATATGAGGTTCTGTGGCGATCTCGATTTCTTTTCTGCTCCACTAAAAGAAGTGGAAGCGGCTGCTCCACAGACTGAGCCGGAGCCGGAGCCGGTGGTGGATGATGATTATAGTGATGAGGAGATTGATGTGGATGAGTTGGAGAGGAGAATGTGGAGGGACAAGATGAAGCTGAAAAGGCTGAAGGAAATGACTAAAAGTAAGGAAGGTGTGGATCCTGCAAAACATCGTCAGTCGCAGGAGCAGGCGAGGAGGAAGAAGATGTCGAGGGCACAGGATGGGATCTTGAAGTACATGTTGAAAATGATGGAAGTATGTAAAGCTCAAGGCTTTGTTTATGGGATCATTCCGGAAAAAGGCAAGCCGGTTGGTGGGGCATCTGATAATCTTCGGGAGTGGTGGAAGGATAAAGTGAGGTTCGATCGAAATGGCCCTGCGGCCATAGCCAAATACCAAGCTGATCATGCCATCCCTGGGATGAACGAGGGATCTAATCCAGTGGGTCCTACCCCTCACACCTTGCAGGAGCTGCAAGATACCACCCTCGGTTCGTTATTGTCAGCTCTGATGCAGCACTGCGATCCTCCTCAGAGAAGATTTCCGTTGGAGAAAGGTGTTTCACCCCCATGGTGGCCCACTGGTCAGGAGGATTGGTGGCCTCAGTTGGGTTTGCAGAAGGAACAAGGTCCTCCGCCTTATAAGAAGCCTCATGATCTTAAGAAGGCGTGGAAAGTTGGTGTCCTCACAGCAGTAATCAAGCACATGTTCCCCGATATTGCTAAAATTCGCAAGCTGGTACGGCAGTCAAAGTGCTTGCAGGATAAGATGACAGCCAAAGAAAGTGCAACTTGGCTTGCCATCATCAGTCAGGAGGAAGCTTTGGCTCGAGAACTCTATCCTGATCGCTGTCCACCTTTGTCCTCAGCTGGTGCTAGTGGAACATTCATTTTGGACGACAGCAGCGAATATGACGTTGAAGGTGCTCAAGATGAGCCTAACTTTGATGTTCATGAGCAAAAACCAAACCATCTCAGCTTGTTGAATATTGGTGCCAAGAGATTCAAGGAGACGCTGCCTCTGCAGCAACAATCTCATCCAAACAAGGATGAATTCATCACCAACTTAGATTTCACTCGGAAGAGGAAGCAAGCGAATGAACTGACTGTTATGATGGATCGAAAGATCTATACGTGTGAGTTTCAACAATGTCCTCACAGTGAACTTCGCAATGGTTTTCAGGACAAATCTGCCAGAGACAATCATCAATTTGCTTGCCCTTTCAGAAATTCTTCCCAGTTTGGAGTTTCAAACTTTAACTTTAATGAAGTCAAGCCAGTTGTCTTCCCACAACAATATGTGCAACCAAAGTCGGCATCTCTGCCTGTTAATCAAGGACCACCTACCTTTGATTTATCTGGTGTAGGAGTTCCTGAAGATGGACAAAGGATGATAAATGAGCTTATGTCATTCTATGATAGTAATATACAGGGAAACAAAAGCCAAAATACGGGGAACATTGCACTGACCAAAGAGCAGCCGCATCAACAGCCCCGTGATAATTACCTGCACAGCCAAGGAATAATGGAGGGAAATATCTTCAAAGATGCTAATATTTCTACAAGTCATTCTATGCTGCCACATGGTTCACCTTTCAATGCAGGCCCTAATGACAATTTTCATTGCATGTTTGGGTCTCCGTTCAACTTGCAGTCCGCCAACTACACTGGGAATTTACCTTGCATTGGGTACGATACCACACCGAAGCAAGATCTTCCAACTTGGTACTAA
- the LOC138894448 gene encoding uncharacterized protein has protein sequence MVRDCPRFRRGAQIPQGPQGLEAMVAAPVVAPPVPPARGGGQAGRGHLRGGGHARFSIFRGRTEVAASDAVVTCIVPVRHKDASVLFDPHFMYSYVSSYFASFLDISRNSMSAPVYVSTLVGDSIIVNRVYR, from the coding sequence atggtgagggactgtccCAGGTTTAGGAGGGGTGCACAGATTCCACAAGGTCCACAGGGTTTAGAGGCAATGGTTGCTGCTCCAGTTGTTGCTCCACCTGTaccgccagctaggggtggaggtcaagcGGGTAGAGGTCatcttagagggggaggccatgcccgTTTCTCTATTTTTCGAGGTAGGACCGAGGTTGCTGCTTCAGATGCTGTcgtcacatgtattgttccagtacGGCATAaggatgcttcagttttatttgatccgcaTTTCATGTACTCATATGTCTCATCTTACTTTGCTTCCTTTTTAGATATATCTCGTAATTCTATGAGTGcacctgtttatgtgtctacgcttgtgggagattctattattgtaaaCCGTGTCTATCGGTAG